A stretch of DNA from Gymnodinialimonas sp. 57CJ19:
GAACTTGAACAGATCATCAGAACCGAACTGATCACGGCCAGCCGTGAGATCACGAAAAACTGGGGCGGGGTCATTCCTGCTGCAATCGAAAAAGCATGGGCATCGTCCAAGGCACACCATTAGGGATCGGAATCCGCATCATGAAAGACTCAAACTTCCTGAAGGAACATAACGGCCGCTTGATGTGGCACCCGATGACATCGCCCAAAGACACCATCGACCAGCCCCCGAAGATCATCACCGGATCGCACGGCGTGAACATCACCGATATCGACGGCCACACTGTTGTCGATGGTGTCGGCGGACTTTGGAACGTCAATCTGGGTTATTCGTGCCAGCCGGTGAAGGATGCCATTGCAGCGCAGCTTGACCAGCTGCCCTATTACTCGACGTTCCGCGGCACGTCCAATGACGCCGTGATTGAGCTGTCTTATGAGTTGAGCGAATTCTTCGCGCCAGACGGGTTGAGCCGCGCCTTCTTTACCTCGGGCGGATCGGATTCCGTGGAAACGGCGCTGCGCCTTGCGCGGCAGTACCACAAGCTGAAGGGCGCACCGGGGCGCACCAAGTTTCTCAGCCTGAAGAAGGGTTATCACGGCACCCACATGGGGGGCGCGTCGGTGAACGGCAATGCCAATTTCCGCACCGCCTATGAGCCGCTGTTGCCCGGTTGCTACCACATCCCTGCCCCCTATACGTATCGCAATCCGTTCAATGAAACAGACCCTGAAAAGCTGGCGCATCTCTGCGTTCAGGCCCTAGAGGATGAGATCGCGTTCCAAGGTGCCGACACGATTGCCGCGATGATCATGGAACCGATCCTTGGGGCCGGCGGTGTCATCCCCCCCCACAAGTCCTTTGCGCCGATGGTTCAGGAGATCTGCAACCGCAATGGCATCTTGTTGATCACCGACGAGGTCATCACCGCATTCGGGCGCACCGGTGCCTGGTCGGGCGCGCGGCTTTGGGGCATTCAACCCGACATGATGGCCACCGCCAAGGCGATCACGAACGGCTACTTCCCCTTTGGTGCCGTCATGCTGGGGGACCGGATGATTGACGTCTTCGAAGGCAACCCAGCGGCCAAAATCGGCCATGGATATACCTATTCCGGCCACCCGGTCGGGGCCGCGGCAGCCCTGGCCTGTCTGGCAGAAACCAAGCGCCTGAACGTGGTCGACAACGCGGCGGCGCGGGGAACGCAGCTATATGAGGGCTGCAAGGCGTTGATGGAAAGGCATGACATCATCGGTGACGTGCGCGGGGGGCACGGTTTGATGACCGCGATCGAGATGGTCAGCGATCGGGACACGAAGAAGCCCATCGACGCCGCCACAGCCGCAACCGTGCAAGAGGTCGCCTATCAAAGCGGTGCCATGGTGCGGGTGTCCGGCCCCAACCTGATCCTGTCGCCGTCATTGATCCTGAGCGAGGCTGAAGCGAACACGATCCTGGCCGCACTGGATGCCGGTTTCTCCGCCGCTTGAAAGGCAACGTTATGACACAGGATTACATCGCCCTTTTGGGCACCAAGGGCGGGCCTGCCATTCGGCCCGGTTCGTCCATGCCGACATCCAATCTGGTTTGCCTGAACGGTCAGATGATCGTGTTGGATTGCGGTCTGGGCGTGACCCGGGGCCTTGTGGATCAAGGGATGCAGCTAAAGGATCTATCGCTGATCCTGATCAGTCACCTGCACTCCGATCATTATCTGGAGCTTGGCCCGCTGATCCACACAGCATGGACAGCCGGGCTGAAAACGCCGGTGGATATCTACGGCCCCGATGGGCTTGAGGCCTATTGGGCTGGTTTTCTGTCCTCCATGAAGGCTGACATCGACCTGCGCACGGAAGATGAGGGCAGGCCAGATCTGCGCGACCTGATAACCTTTCATGTGGTCGACGCGGGCCCGGTGTTGGAGTGCTGCGGCATCTCGGTAACCGCTTTGCGCACCCTGCATCCGCCCTTGGTCGACTGCTTTGCCTACGTCTTCAAGACCGCAAAGGCCCATGTCGTTTTTTCTGGCGATACGGCCCCGCTGGACGCGCTCGAAGAATTTGCACGCGGTGCGGATATCCTTGTCCATGAGGCGATGCTGGAGTCCGCCCTGCCCGCCTTGATGGCACGTATCGGCAACGGGTCGGACAAGCTGATGGCCCATTGGCTGCGCTCCCATAGCTTCGCCCACGACGCTGCGCTCACCGCGCAGAAAGCCGGCGTCAAGCGTTTGGCGCTTTCGCATCTGATCCCGTCCGACGACCCAACCTACGGCGAGCAAGACTGGCAAAAGGCCGTTGATCCGCATTGGGACGGCCTGCTTACTATCGGCTACGATGGGGTCAAGATTGAGCTTTAACCCGGCGCGGTCACGGCAAAGGCGGCGCCGCACAAGAGAGCGCAAGGAGGTCTGATGAAAACGATCCAAGCGAAAGCAGGACAATCTACGAAAATCATAGGCAAGTTCTCAAACTCAATTCCCACAACCTACAGTTTCTCCGCGTCGCCCGTCGCAGGTGGGGGCGCGCCGTCGGGCATTGTCGAGGTGAAGGGCTCTAACTGAATATTTCCCGGAACCCCGACAACTCAGCCGCTCAAAGCCAACAACACTGTTACCAAATCAATGTGGAATGTCTCATTCAAAGTCACTGTAATCCCCGACCAGGATGTGAACATCGAGACATCGTTCGGGAAGATGAAGTGGCCGCTGCTGTTTGCCGCAATGGTAATCGGAAATGTTGGGATAGCCGCCGCGATCATGTTGATTAGCGCCCAGTGACAGCGCCTATTTCGTAGCCAACGTTTACCAATTAGCCGCGTTGGCAGCATTTCGAGGTTGGGTTGGGCGTAAAACACGGACGCTCCTCAACTTTCCCAGAACCGTCACCGGGTAGCCGAGCGAACAATGCGTCAAGCGGACGGCGGCTTTTGACCATGGATTGTGGCTTGTCCCCCAAAGCGGAACGGGGCGTGTGCGAGCAGAGAACTTGATCAAGTTTCTTATGCCTGCCGATACCTTTGATGCGGGCTACCGGGCGTGCAGATCCATCCGCCGTGTCAATGCAAGACCCGGTCAAGGCATGCCAGCCAGTTGTCTTGCGCCAGCTTTTGGATCAGCGCTGCGTCATACCCGTGATCTGCCATCGCGCGAAACAGCGCGGGCACCCCGGTCACATCGCCAATGCACCGGGGCACGATGCACCCGTCGAAGTCGGATCCAAGTCCGACGTGGTCCTCGCCCACCTCGGCAATCATGTGGTCGAGTTGGCGCAGCATCGTCTCCCACCCGATATCTGGCGCCGACGTGCCATCGGCGTTGAGGTAGAACGTCGCGAAGTTGAACCCGACCATGCCGCCACGCTCTCGGATCATGTGCAGTTGGCGGTCGGTCAAGTTGCGCGGTGACGGGCAAAGCGCGTGGGCATTGGAATGGGTTGCAACCAGAGGCGCGGTCGAAATCGCGGCGACGTCGTTGAACCCGGCTTCGTTCAGGTGTGACAGATCAATCATGATCCCCAACCGGTCGCACAGCCGGACAAGGTCCTTGCCTTTCTCGGTCAGACCCGGCCCGGTATCGGGCGTGCCGGGAAACGCCATCGGCACGCCATGGCCAAAAATCGTTGGACGGCTCCACACCGGCCCAAGGGACCGCAGCCCCATGTCGTGAAACAGGTACAGCGCGTCCAGATCGGGGCCGATGGCCTCGGCCCCTTCCATGTGCATCACCCCGGCGATAACGCCCTGATCCATCGCCGCGCGCATCTGCTCTACCGTGCGGCAGACCTTGAAATCATCCGGTGCCGCGCGCTCCATCCAATGCAAGAGTCCCGCCATCGCAAGCGCCGTGGGCTGCGCGGTGCCATGTTCCATCAGGGGTGGAAACGGGATGGCATAGGGAGGGTTCGCCATTTGCGCCATGAAGTCGACGGGCGGCCCGCTTGGGACGGGCGGGACGAAGATCGCAAACAGCCCCCCCGCAAAGCCCGACTGCCTCATCCGCCCAAGATCAAGGTGTCCCTGCCCCGCGTCGCCCAGCCATGTCTCGGACCGGGCACTTGCCGACTTCAGGAGCCGCAGCAGAAAATCGTTGTGACCGTCGAAGAAGGGAATGGGGTCTGGCATGGGGGGCCTCTGTAGTAGCCTACGAATTTGTAGCGCAATGCGTACCCCAAGAATTTAAGCACACCCACCCCAAGGGTCGATAGCCTTTCGGCATCCTCGATTGCTCGCACCCAAGCATGGGGCAAACGAGCGTCCCGGTGCCGTTGACAGTGGGCGCAGTCCTGGCCTCCGTCAAAACCCGACCTTCGTTGCACTATGTGTCGCGATGATGGTGGCGCTGCTTGGCGGGGTTATAGCCTCGATAATTTCCACCGCGTGGGGGCCAGGTCAAAATGATCCGAACGGCCTAGGGGCGCGTACAATCTTATGTAGCCGGAGACGAACCATGACCAATATCACATTCACCCTCAACACAGCCAATAGCGGTATTGAGGGGCCATCGTTTGCATGTCCCGTAGGCAGCCATGCAATTCTCGTGGTGATGAATGCGTGGACTCGTGGCGTTTGGGGGGAAATCACACGATGAAACTTCGGCTCATTCTGGGCGACCAGCTCAGCCTATCCATCTCAAGCCTGTCAGACGTCTCCAAGGATGATCTGATATTGATGTGCGAGTTGAGGCAAGAAGCGACCTATGTGAAGCACCACAAGAAGAAGATCGCGTTTGTGTTCAGCGCCATGCGCCATTTCGCCCGTGATCTGCGTGCGCAAGGCTTCAACGTCCGCTATGTCGCCTACGATGACCCGGACAACAGCGGGTCGTTCCTGGGCGAAGTCGAAACGGCCCTTGATCTTCACGGCTGTGATGAAGTGGTGCTGACCAAACCGGGGGAGCATCGGCTGCTTACTGCGTTCCAAGACTGGCCAGACGCGTTGTCTGTGCCTGTGGCCCTGCGCGAGGATGACCGGTTCTTGTGTACGACAGAGGACTTCGCCCAATGGGCCGATGGTCGAAAACAACTGCGGATGGAGTATTTTTACCGAGAGATGCGCCGCAAGTACGCGATCTTGATGGATGTTGATGGCCCCGTTGGCGGCAAGTGGAACTACGATTCCGAGAACAGGAAAAAGCCCGAGAAAGGTTTGGATGTTCCCGACACGTACAGGGCCGTTCCCGACGAGATCACGCGTGAGGTCATGGCCCTTGTTGAGGCGCAGTTCCCCGATCACTTCGGCGATCTTTCCCCGTTTCATTTTGCCGTCACCCGTGAACAAGCGCTGGCTGCGCTGGACGAATTCATCGCCCGGCGTTTGCGCTTCTTCGGGGATTACCAGGACGCGATGATCGAGGGA
This window harbors:
- a CDS encoding MBL fold metallo-hydrolase, which translates into the protein MTQDYIALLGTKGGPAIRPGSSMPTSNLVCLNGQMIVLDCGLGVTRGLVDQGMQLKDLSLILISHLHSDHYLELGPLIHTAWTAGLKTPVDIYGPDGLEAYWAGFLSSMKADIDLRTEDEGRPDLRDLITFHVVDAGPVLECCGISVTALRTLHPPLVDCFAYVFKTAKAHVVFSGDTAPLDALEEFARGADILVHEAMLESALPALMARIGNGSDKLMAHWLRSHSFAHDAALTAQKAGVKRLALSHLIPSDDPTYGEQDWQKAVDPHWDGLLTIGYDGVKIEL
- a CDS encoding dipeptidase codes for the protein MPDPIPFFDGHNDFLLRLLKSASARSETWLGDAGQGHLDLGRMRQSGFAGGLFAIFVPPVPSGPPVDFMAQMANPPYAIPFPPLMEHGTAQPTALAMAGLLHWMERAAPDDFKVCRTVEQMRAAMDQGVIAGVMHMEGAEAIGPDLDALYLFHDMGLRSLGPVWSRPTIFGHGVPMAFPGTPDTGPGLTEKGKDLVRLCDRLGIMIDLSHLNEAGFNDVAAISTAPLVATHSNAHALCPSPRNLTDRQLHMIRERGGMVGFNFATFYLNADGTSAPDIGWETMLRQLDHMIAEVGEDHVGLGSDFDGCIVPRCIGDVTGVPALFRAMADHGYDAALIQKLAQDNWLACLDRVLH
- a CDS encoding cryptochrome/photolyase family protein is translated as MKLRLILGDQLSLSISSLSDVSKDDLILMCELRQEATYVKHHKKKIAFVFSAMRHFARDLRAQGFNVRYVAYDDPDNSGSFLGEVETALDLHGCDEVVLTKPGEHRLLTAFQDWPDALSVPVALREDDRFLCTTEDFAQWADGRKQLRMEYFYREMRRKYAILMDVDGPVGGKWNYDSENRKKPEKGLDVPDTYRAVPDEITREVMALVEAQFPDHFGDLSPFHFAVTREQALAALDEFIARRLRFFGDYQDAMIEGEPWMYHSHIGLYMNCGLLNPLECIERAEAAFHDGAAPLNAVEGFIRQILGWREFVRGIYWLKMPDYKENNFFDAQRPLPSLYWTGDTQMNCMRQCVTETKQNAYAHHIQRLMVLGNFALLAGLDPDEVNEWYLLVYADAYEWVELPNVSGMILFADGGVLASKPYAASGSYINKMSDYCGSCAYKPTVKNGPKACPFNYLYWDFLARNDGKLRSNPRMGFMFNSLDRMNDEKRQAIHDDSRRFLKAMQADEKV
- a CDS encoding aspartate aminotransferase family protein, with amino-acid sequence MKDSNFLKEHNGRLMWHPMTSPKDTIDQPPKIITGSHGVNITDIDGHTVVDGVGGLWNVNLGYSCQPVKDAIAAQLDQLPYYSTFRGTSNDAVIELSYELSEFFAPDGLSRAFFTSGGSDSVETALRLARQYHKLKGAPGRTKFLSLKKGYHGTHMGGASVNGNANFRTAYEPLLPGCYHIPAPYTYRNPFNETDPEKLAHLCVQALEDEIAFQGADTIAAMIMEPILGAGGVIPPHKSFAPMVQEICNRNGILLITDEVITAFGRTGAWSGARLWGIQPDMMATAKAITNGYFPFGAVMLGDRMIDVFEGNPAAKIGHGYTYSGHPVGAAAALACLAETKRLNVVDNAAARGTQLYEGCKALMERHDIIGDVRGGHGLMTAIEMVSDRDTKKPIDAATAATVQEVAYQSGAMVRVSGPNLILSPSLILSEAEANTILAALDAGFSAA